Proteins encoded in a region of the Syntrophorhabdaceae bacterium genome:
- a CDS encoding flavin reductase family protein, translated as MESVFQEIKPENIGHNPFKLIGRDWMLITAGTKDSFNTMTGAWGGLGIMWNKRVAVCVVRPNRYTYEFMERSGSFSLSFFDEQYRDALTYCGTKSGRDVNKVAQTGLTPVFGEDTIYFAQASLVIECRKVYYQDIEPRNFLAGEMDGFYPEKDYHRMYVGEILRCLSR; from the coding sequence ATGGAAAGCGTATTTCAGGAAATAAAGCCCGAGAATATCGGTCACAATCCCTTCAAACTGATCGGTCGGGATTGGATGCTGATAACGGCGGGAACGAAGGACTCCTTCAACACCATGACCGGTGCCTGGGGCGGCCTTGGGATCATGTGGAACAAGCGCGTTGCAGTGTGCGTCGTGCGCCCGAACCGCTACACCTACGAATTCATGGAGCGCTCCGGGTCGTTCAGCCTGAGCTTCTTCGATGAGCAGTACCGTGACGCTCTTACATACTGCGGCACGAAATCAGGCAGGGACGTGAACAAGGTCGCCCAGACGGGTCTGACCCCTGTTTTCGGCGAGGACACGATATACTTCGCGCAAGCGAGCCTTGTTATAGAGTGCAGAAAGGTCTATTATCAGGATATTGAGCCGCGGAATTTCCTCGCCGGCGAGATGGACGGCTTCTACCCTGAAAAGGATTACCACAGGATGTACGTCGGCGAGATCTTGC